One part of the Musa acuminata AAA Group cultivar baxijiao chromosome BXJ1-5, Cavendish_Baxijiao_AAA, whole genome shotgun sequence genome encodes these proteins:
- the LOC135585194 gene encoding U-box domain-containing protein 4-like isoform X2 has protein sequence MGPAVIEQCKHATWPGPLSVVASLTSGSFPRILSPAILYNHGGNIGAEQPWLSGKEANRPALWVECTALPLHRCHGLWFSLGLLVPLFLALSSPPFSFKCDAFSEHSMAECDRSAAARFRPWPPFSAATLRRKLLDAVACGASGHRRGRKEDLCSLASRPTTRRLEELMRAEEPESCSDRGAEAETRRKIGAFEELQRAAGLLQLGDGDGELDRRKEAAAEVRRLAKDDPGARKTFATLGAIPPLVAMLDSKDSELHLAALYALLNLGIGNDLNKAAAVKAGAVHKMLNLIESGSSPSVSEAIVANFLSLSALDSNKPVVGASGAIPFLMSAFKSGNSTARQDALRALFNLSIASTNAPRLVDAGLVPALFASIGDMEVSERALTALSNLVATGEGRRAVSRCTDAVPTLVDVLGWCDAAGCQEKAAHVLMVMAHKGGPCDRAAMVEAGAVSALLELTLLGSPLAQKRASRVLEVLTVDKGKKVTSAAASGAVAVSAPLSVATAAEGKGDDRMSEERRAVRELVQQSLHSNMRRITRRANLPQDFGLSERFTALTTTSATKSLPF, from the exons ATGGGTCCCGCTGTAATCGAACAATGTAAACATGCCACCTGGCCGGGACCCTTGAGCGTTGTCGCCTCTCTTACATCGGGAAGTTTTCCCCGGATCTTGAGTCCCGCCATTTTATACAACCATGGCGGTAATATCGGAGCAGAGCAGCCGTGGCTCAGTGGCAAAGAAGCGAACCGCCCCGCTCTCTGGGTGGAGTGTACTGCACTCCCCCTCCATCGTTGCCACGGGCTGTGGTTCTCACTAGGCCTCCTTGTTCCTCTCTTTCTTGCCTTGTCTTCCCCTCCGTTCTCCTTCAAATGCGACGCTTTTAGCGAACACAGCATGGCCGAATGCGACCGATCCGCCGCCGCCAGATTCCGCCCCTGGCCGCCCTTCTCTGCCGCGACGCTCCGCCGCAAGCTCCTCGACGCCGTGGCCTGCGGCGCCTCCGGCCACCGCCGCGGCCGGAAGGAAGACCTCTGCTCGCTTGCTTCCCGCCCGACTACGAGGCGGCTGGAGGAGttgatgagggccgaggagccgGAAAGTTGCTCCGACCGGGGGGCGGAGGCGGAAACGAGGCGAAAGATCGGAGCTTTCGAGGAGCTCCAGCGCGCGGCGGGGTTGCTTCAGCTTGGTGACGGCGACGGGGAGCTGGACCGGCGGAAAGAAGCGGCGGCCGAGGTCAGGAGGCTTGCTAAGGACGACCCGGGGGCGAGAAAGACGTTCGCCACGCTTGGGGCGATCCCTCCTTTGGTCGCCATGCTCGATTCGAAGGATTCCGAGCTCCATCTCGCCGCGCTCTACGCGCTCCTCAACCTTGGGATCGGCAACGACTT GAACAAAGCGGCTGCAGTGAAGGCCGGCGCCGTCCACAAGATGCTGAATCTGATCGAATCGGGGAGTTCCCCATCGGTTTCGGAAGCCATCGTGGCCAATTTCCTCAGCCTCAGCGCTTTGGATTCCAACAAGCCCGTCGTCGGAGCCTCGGGCGCGATCCCCTTCCTGATGTCCGCCTTCAAAAGTGGTAACTCCACGGCGAGGCAGGACGCCTTGCGCGCACTCTTCAACCTGTCCATCGCTTCCACCAACGCACCCCGCCTCGTCGACGCCGGCCTCGTCCCCGCGCTTTTCGCGTCGATCGGCGACATGGAGGTGAGCGAGCGGGCGCTCACGGCGCTCTCCAACCTCGTCGCAACCGGCGAGGGGCGGCGGGCGGTGAGCCGGTGCACCGACGCCGTCCCGACCCTCGTCGACGTCCTTGGGTGGTGCGACGCCGCCGGATGCCAGGAGAAGGCGGCGCACGTGCTGATGGTAATGGCGCACAAGGGTGGGCCATGCGACCGGGCAGCCATGGTCGAGGCCGGCGCCGTGTCGGCGCTCCTCGAGCTCACACTCCTGGGCTCTCCCCTCGCCCAGAAGCGAGCTTCCCGCGTCTTGGAGGTCCTGACCGTGGACAAGGGGAAAAAGGTCACCTCAGCAGCCGCTTCCGGCGCTGTGGCGGTGTCGGCGCCTCTCTCCGTGGCCACGGCGGCGGAAGGGAAGGGGGACGACAGGATGAGCGAGGAAAGGAGAGCGGTGAGGGAATTGGTCCAGCAGAGTCTCCATAGCAACATGAGGAGGATCACCCGGCGGGCGAATCTGCCGCAAGACTTTGGGCTGTCGGAAAGGTTCACGGCGCTAACCACCACCTCGGCGACCAAAAGCTTGCCTTTCTAG
- the LOC135585194 gene encoding U-box domain-containing protein 4-like isoform X1 translates to MGPAVIEQCKHATWPGPLSVVASLTSGSFPRILSPAILYNHGGNIGAEQPWLSGKEANRPALWVECTALPLHRCHGLWFSLGLLVPLFLALSSPPFSFKCDAFSEHSMAECDRSAAARFRPWPPFSAATLRRKLLDAVACGASGHRRGRKEDLCSLASRPTTRRLEELMRAEEPESCSDRGAEAETRRKIGAFEELQRAAGLLQLGDGDGELDRRKEAAAEVRRLAKDDPGARKTFATLGAIPPLVAMLDSKDSELHLAALYALLNLGIGNDLFSVAVVGGGGFGCRNKAAAVKAGAVHKMLNLIESGSSPSVSEAIVANFLSLSALDSNKPVVGASGAIPFLMSAFKSGNSTARQDALRALFNLSIASTNAPRLVDAGLVPALFASIGDMEVSERALTALSNLVATGEGRRAVSRCTDAVPTLVDVLGWCDAAGCQEKAAHVLMVMAHKGGPCDRAAMVEAGAVSALLELTLLGSPLAQKRASRVLEVLTVDKGKKVTSAAASGAVAVSAPLSVATAAEGKGDDRMSEERRAVRELVQQSLHSNMRRITRRANLPQDFGLSERFTALTTTSATKSLPF, encoded by the exons ATGGGTCCCGCTGTAATCGAACAATGTAAACATGCCACCTGGCCGGGACCCTTGAGCGTTGTCGCCTCTCTTACATCGGGAAGTTTTCCCCGGATCTTGAGTCCCGCCATTTTATACAACCATGGCGGTAATATCGGAGCAGAGCAGCCGTGGCTCAGTGGCAAAGAAGCGAACCGCCCCGCTCTCTGGGTGGAGTGTACTGCACTCCCCCTCCATCGTTGCCACGGGCTGTGGTTCTCACTAGGCCTCCTTGTTCCTCTCTTTCTTGCCTTGTCTTCCCCTCCGTTCTCCTTCAAATGCGACGCTTTTAGCGAACACAGCATGGCCGAATGCGACCGATCCGCCGCCGCCAGATTCCGCCCCTGGCCGCCCTTCTCTGCCGCGACGCTCCGCCGCAAGCTCCTCGACGCCGTGGCCTGCGGCGCCTCCGGCCACCGCCGCGGCCGGAAGGAAGACCTCTGCTCGCTTGCTTCCCGCCCGACTACGAGGCGGCTGGAGGAGttgatgagggccgaggagccgGAAAGTTGCTCCGACCGGGGGGCGGAGGCGGAAACGAGGCGAAAGATCGGAGCTTTCGAGGAGCTCCAGCGCGCGGCGGGGTTGCTTCAGCTTGGTGACGGCGACGGGGAGCTGGACCGGCGGAAAGAAGCGGCGGCCGAGGTCAGGAGGCTTGCTAAGGACGACCCGGGGGCGAGAAAGACGTTCGCCACGCTTGGGGCGATCCCTCCTTTGGTCGCCATGCTCGATTCGAAGGATTCCGAGCTCCATCTCGCCGCGCTCTACGCGCTCCTCAACCTTGGGATCGGCAACGACTT GTTCTCTGTTGCTGTTGTGGGTGGTGGTGGATTCGGTTGCAGGAACAAAGCGGCTGCAGTGAAGGCCGGCGCCGTCCACAAGATGCTGAATCTGATCGAATCGGGGAGTTCCCCATCGGTTTCGGAAGCCATCGTGGCCAATTTCCTCAGCCTCAGCGCTTTGGATTCCAACAAGCCCGTCGTCGGAGCCTCGGGCGCGATCCCCTTCCTGATGTCCGCCTTCAAAAGTGGTAACTCCACGGCGAGGCAGGACGCCTTGCGCGCACTCTTCAACCTGTCCATCGCTTCCACCAACGCACCCCGCCTCGTCGACGCCGGCCTCGTCCCCGCGCTTTTCGCGTCGATCGGCGACATGGAGGTGAGCGAGCGGGCGCTCACGGCGCTCTCCAACCTCGTCGCAACCGGCGAGGGGCGGCGGGCGGTGAGCCGGTGCACCGACGCCGTCCCGACCCTCGTCGACGTCCTTGGGTGGTGCGACGCCGCCGGATGCCAGGAGAAGGCGGCGCACGTGCTGATGGTAATGGCGCACAAGGGTGGGCCATGCGACCGGGCAGCCATGGTCGAGGCCGGCGCCGTGTCGGCGCTCCTCGAGCTCACACTCCTGGGCTCTCCCCTCGCCCAGAAGCGAGCTTCCCGCGTCTTGGAGGTCCTGACCGTGGACAAGGGGAAAAAGGTCACCTCAGCAGCCGCTTCCGGCGCTGTGGCGGTGTCGGCGCCTCTCTCCGTGGCCACGGCGGCGGAAGGGAAGGGGGACGACAGGATGAGCGAGGAAAGGAGAGCGGTGAGGGAATTGGTCCAGCAGAGTCTCCATAGCAACATGAGGAGGATCACCCGGCGGGCGAATCTGCCGCAAGACTTTGGGCTGTCGGAAAGGTTCACGGCGCTAACCACCACCTCGGCGACCAAAAGCTTGCCTTTCTAG